GGGGGTTCGTATAACTGCCCACTGGGATTTATGGTCCTCTGCAATAATACAAGGTTAAACAGCACTCGCTCATTAAAGCAACACGACAGCATATTAAACCATTGGTAAGAACATGCCAGCTATAATGATAATACAATATACAGGTTGTTCATTTCCCTATGctaccaaactgtaaattatatccttataaacggtgcttaatactatcatcagttataattggagcttagtgatgtcatttctgtcacatgattcactaaaacttTATGTATTGTATAAAGTTATATTATaaagtgtattataataaataaagtaccccctgatgtgaaatatgaggatattagaagtcacctcagagttccatgtcCTGtgtaaaagcactcggcctttggcCGTGTACTTcattgacttataatatccctgtattttgcaatagggggtactttattcacaatATAATATTGCATAAGGTATAATGTTACTTTTCATAAGGGAATCTAGTTCATGGTGCTTTCTCCTTCCTATCTGGTTAGCAgtgctgccctgctttatggtaaTGATTCTAGATATATACTCAGGATCACAGCCAGGGTGCCACAATGCCGGGTCGCTgagagtaatatgttttacttgagGCAATTTTAATGTTCAGCAACAGGAAGGCATTTTTGGAAGATTAGTCCCAAATCTCCACTAATGCCAGGGATCTTAGACTAATGTCACACTTGAGGGCCCATTTAAGATTGTTGCCGTAAAAATAGGTTTAACTGTTGTGCGTATTGATGCTATTTATTCAATGTACTTCAGTGTATTTGCTCCAAGAGCAACTGTGTCCATCCAGTCTGTCTAATGAATCAACTACTGACGTGGAAAAATCCTGGAGCTACAGCTACCCTTGCAGGAATTCCTGGCTTTAACAGGCCCAGCAGAATTGCACACACAGAATCACACACAAACATCATTTCAAAGCCAAGTGCTGGAAATGAAACACTCTTGATTTGTAAAAATGCTTAACTGTAACTGAGCGGGTTTTATTAAACTGGATGCAAATCTGTGTGTCACGGTAATAATGCTGGGATTGTGGGAAAAACACAGCATTATAGGAAAACAACAAGGTGAATTGCACACTGCGGCTGCGTTCGTAAATGACAACTATGGTGTTTTCTCCTCAAATCTCACCTGTGTCTGAAACCATTAACTTCAACAGTAGCTGTCTGTCACTGTACACAAGGCAGATTTTGGCCCAAAAAAGTGAATTTTCTTTCCAAAATCTGCCTGTGTTCACAGTCCCTAACAGATTACACTGCTGTAATTACAATACTCAGGTTGGCCAGTAGGGGGGTGAGCGGTCATTTTCTTTGTGGGTGAAGAAATGTGCAACATAAGCCttgtggccatacacgcaccgatattatcgtacgaaacctcgtttcgtacgataatcggtgcgtgtatggtatgtcggcgagtcgaccgatatcgcaggaagctgctgatatcggccgactcgccgatcggaccagttggaaaattttgatcgggcgccatagaaggcgcctgaccaaaattctcccttcagatctgaatcggcagaaggaggtagaaatcctattgtttctacctccttacctccTCCtccagccctgaatggtgtgtggcggatcttacgatgtttcgtgcgaccgatggtcgtacgaaacatcgtcagatcgccacgtgtatggccacctttaattacaTCCCTTCTATCCACCAATATCTCTAAGCACCTGCATGTGAGGTGGTGCCCTAGAATGGGGCCCCTTTCATGCCTTAGTCTTGGTGAGTCTGTAGCCTGTAAACCCCCCAAATGTTATGCCCTGGTATGAATAAAATAATCAAAAAGGTTACAAAAGTTGGAAATGTGTATTTAGGATTAGTGTTCTTTTATCACACATTGCACTTACCGGATCGAAGACAGGGAAATTAAAGGCAGCTTTTTTCCATCCAAGGAAAAACTCCTCTGGTGTGAAGAACTTTATGCCAATATTTAGAGCAAACTTTAAACAAAgcgagataaaaaaaacaaaacacaattagTGTGTGCTGGGCATTTAAGGTGCTTGTGTGCACCCATCAGTGCCAGGTAAATTCATCCAAAGACTCATAGGAACACAGTACAGGTTACCATGAAGGTGGCACACCAGTCCCATGACTAAGGTACAATGATTACCTTTGGTGGTATTTTTAGTTGCCCTTAAGTTTAGAATGAAGACACACTCCCTGGAATATTAGACATGCTTAGTAGCTCAGTCTACTGTCTAGGGACTAATCAATGTACAACCCAGAGCCACAAAGCATGTCGACGGCCAATGTGCACAGGAAAAGGGATTACTAAATAAAGAAAGATATGGTGGTTTGGGGTCTAACCTGCAGGCATGGATCCTTACTGTCATAGTGCTGCTGTACCTCTGAAAAAATACAACAAGCCCAAGCACAGGGTCCgccattatatccttatatattaggAACAGACTTATGGACAACCTTCATCCAGGATCTAATAGGGCAGAACGTGGTTAAGTTACATCCATGTGAATCAAGAAACATGAATGTTGACAATAAAAAGTGAGTGCTCATCATGATGGAAAATGaacaaaatgttaattaaactaGAATTCTGTTTATCAGTTATTTTTTGTGGATGATTTGGAATAACTGGGAAATGATGTATCTGGTTCATCCTTAGCCAAAGCACTTAGTCCTGCAGAGTACAGCCTGTATGAAATAGAAGTGTGGTACATAAAGTATGTGCAGCCTTCAGTGTGAGCATACATGGCCACGTGCACATGTATTAGTATGACAACATACCCCCATAAGACTTTCAGCGGGCTTTATTAATGTGCAAAATGAGCACAAATGAGCCGAAATGTACAGAGTGCAATCACTTTACAGATCTTTCTTCTTTTctacatttaaaaggaaaaagagCTTAGGAGGTTTTGAAAGAATGAGGTGGGTGGGGCAGCTAAAACACACaacgggggtcatttataaacactgggcaaattagcacctGTACAGTAAACTGTGgcaatcagaagtttgctttcattgttctacctgcagctatcTGGAATAATCAAATCACATATTGGTTGCAAAGAGTTACTGCcgaggtgcaaatttgcccagtgtttataaatgagccccaatgtttAAAAGACTttatgaaaaacatattttctcaTTAAACAATTATTTATGTTCTACTATTACTTCAGCTGAGGCAACCAGTATAGTAGCATACACTCACATGGCAAAATGCAAGAAATGtcctatttcccctttaatctctaCCCTAGAGCTACGCTCTAGGCAAATTAGAAATGTATAATGAAGGAATAATTTTACAATTTCTGCCTACCAGCCGGTCACTGCAAGAAAAGTCCTTCTTCTTACGATCAGGGGCCCAATTAGCCGGCCGGCCGGCAGCATCTGCAGGTACAAGCACAGAAGACAAGGCATTATATAATGTTACCATGCATATGATGACTGACAGATGTGTTTTAAATGAATTACCTCCTACATAGAGGCAGTCTTCCTTCTTTACTTCAATCCCATCATTGGCCTGGGGAGGAAAGAAAGCTCATTCAAAGTGATTACTGATGCTAATTGCTCCACTCTGATACAGTTTATGTGTAAAGCCACTTTGATGTAATGTACTGTAAACAAGCAATATGTCAATAGTATACAAACAGTCTAAATATTCATGGAAAATACCATCTCTCTGGGCAGAGGAAAAGCCAATCTTAATGGCAGCCTTCTGGGGGAGAGGAAGGATCTATGGTGGGGCTATATGTAGTGTAGCCAGTATAGCGGCACTGGGGCTCAGAACTTTTAGCAAGCCCATGAAGTCCAACTGTAGGTAGGTTACTGGATTCTCTGACTAACTAAAGGGAGTACCAACTATTCTCTTACACTGAGCAGTTCTGTTCTGCCATGGGAAAGAATCTATAACTCACTAACACATCACTGTGCGTTAGTAATCAGTTTGACAATATTTTTTCTAAAAGCTGTGATGTTTTACTGTAAAGCTCTTACCTTGTTACAGAGATGGTCCCACATTCCAGTCACAGGTTTGCGGTAGATTCCCATACCAGTAGCCACAAAGACCTGTGATCAATTAAAATGAATGTGTgattactgatatatataacATCAGTACCCTCTACCAGCACCCACAGTTTATTTTTAACCCTCACAGTTCCTACACAGATATAAAAAGATCATTTACCATTAATATGGAATAGGAACTTTGGACAGTCATAGAAATTATAATTAGTGTAAATATAAGCAGTTAATGTAAGCATAATGCCAACAGCAGTGTTAGAGGTGTAGTTATCAAGGCACTGTACAGGCATTATCGCTTTATTTGACAACTAAGTGCTTTTTTTATTGGTCCTACACAACAATGCACACAGACCTGCACAGGAATCCCCAAATGATCCAAAATGGCTTCCACTTTTGCTTTGAAAACTTCAGGCTTCAGCTTGCCACGGCTGATTCCCATCTGATTTGTGATGAAAATCACCTGGCACAAAGAAGTATATTAATAGCAATTGTCAAGCAATGTGGCAGCAGTCAAGAGCTGGGATGCAACATGAAGAGGGCCCTAGGGCTACTTAGCCTAAATAATTTGGTGGGTGTGAGGCAACATGCTTCTCCATTATGGCCCCTTCATTATTGGCTTGTGTAGTAATTGCCTGGCAGAGAACATGTCTGAACGACAGTTACTATACAAGTCAATAGAGGGACAATTTCTAGCAGGGCATCATGCTGGCGACAAAATACCGGGATTCACCCCATTGcctttttgtttatgttttggAGCTAGGGAATAAAGGAGTTAACTTACATGTGCTGTGTCCAGGAACAGTTTCCTATGCATGGCCACTGAGCACTTGCTTAGAAATGATTTCTACTGGTGCTGAGAACATTTTCATGCAGAACTCTGATTAAATAGCATGGCAATGTCACACACTATGCCAGGAATTATAAATCCCACATAAAATTCCAGAAGACATACCTTGTAGCCATTGGCTAGAAGCTCTTTTAACTTCCTGGGAACCTCTGGATATAAAATTCTGTGAGATCAAGAGAAACATAATTATACACTGTGCACTGGtgcaaacaataaaatttgcCATATTACTTGCTGGTGAAAGTGAATGCTAAACAGTTTCCAGGCTCCCAAAAGCTACATTAAATTCACGCAAAGGAAATTTTGTTCGCATAAAGGCATACATTTTGTGCCCTGTGATTATTTTTTCCATAGTGCCTTTAATTACTTCCCCCCATAAAAGTGTTAAAAGGTTTTAGACTTAAATGCCGAGATAAAATGAAcgcttttatttccttttaacttACTTCCAATCATCAGCGTTTACAGGGAAGACTCTTCCTGACTTTGTTGTTATAATTGTCCCGTCAATATCAAACCCAGCAATCTGCAAGATGAACAAGTTAGTGATTTATAGCTGCTTTGTACATTGTATGCTCTGAGTGCAACTCATTGGCTTACAGACTGCAATAAAGATTTGTTTAGAAGCTACCGTGCTAAAGCTGGTTATACACTTAAGGGTGAAGGGTGACCCGGCCTAACATGCAGTTCTtgagggtaaagacacacggagctactagtagcagctactaatcatAGCTAGTAAATGCCAGAATATAccgtgccatagacaatactgagaattgcctttgctaaaacacatgtagagacatttatcagtaaaccatcagcattgtctgttttagtagccgtgataagTTGATGCTACTAGTACCCTAAAGAACTGCATGTTTGGCCAGATCTTTGCATGATTTTGTCACCCACTCACTGGGCCTAATTAAGCTGATATAATTTTTGGTTTACGAGACCTGGGTGAGAAAAGTATGGTAAGGAATGTATCAACATGGCAATGTGGTGCTGATCGGATGGGCTTCTCAAACCAGCCTGATAGATACTTATCCCGTATATCAAGAGGCCCCATACATGTACGAATAAGTGGTCTTGATTTGGAGGGGCCAAGCTGGCAGCTATTATTGACACATGCAGGCCAGCTTAAGACCTATATATGCCCTTAAACCCAACAGAAAACTAATGGATTTAATACCTTAGAACTGGCCTGAACCCCTTTCTTGTTAAAGAGAAGAAGCTTCCCATGTTCTTCCCAGGAATCTTTGCTACAGGCAACTCCTCTCTCATCAGTTGAAGAAACCTGAGATGGGTTCTCGCTTGGCTTAGCTTTAGCCGCCGTTTCCTGCAAGTGAGACAGTTTGCGTGCTATTTCCTCCTCTTCTGAGTCATCCCACTCTTCTCCAGCCTCAGCTTTTGGGTCCTGGTACTTTGGCTTCTTGTTGCTTGATCCAGTGGAAGTGTTATCGTGCTGTATGCGCCTCTTTCCTTTGGATGTGGAGGCCCCAAAGAAATCTGTTATTGTCTTCTTGGATGATGTGGAAGGGGGTTCAGTTATGGTGTTCTTTGGTGATTTCTTATTGATTTTTCCAGTGTCAGCAGCAGGTTTAGGACTATCTTCCTTAAACATTACAGTATATGGATGTAGCCTATTCACCAAAAAAAGCGTCTGATCTTCTTTCATTAAAATGCTCTCTCCCTTCTTCAGCACTGCTTCTCCAACTGAGCAAGGGTTTGCACCCAACTATAAGTAAAAACATGAAGTCAGGTTAATTACACTCACTAAAACATAGTCTATAAACATACAACAAATGTCATTAGTGCCAGATTCTGGATAAGGACATACATGGTCATTGGTCAAAGACACACAAATAATTAAGTCACCCGGGATACATGCTCTAGTCAAAGTGttgcatttgattggttgcttcaGATAGTGATAAAGTAGTTACACTGAAATAAGCTGTATAGAGCTTCAATTATCAGTCATCTCCAATACAGTAGGTATCTTACCTGGGTTACATGGACTGCTCTGTTCTCCAGATTAGCCACAAGTTCCACTGGAAAagagcattttttaaaatgtttattttttattcataaaaCCACTTTTTTCACAAGGATGTTGAAGGTGCTACAAGTGTTCCAGTCCCACAGGTCAAGAGTAGATTCCCTACTACTTACTGTACTTTGTTGAGGCATTTGTGCCCTGGGTGATGCTTTGGTGGATACCAAGGAAAAGGAACCCTCCATAGCCATAAGGTAAAGGAATGCCCCTGCTCTACCATTAAGCCAGACCTTCCCTCACACTGTGATGAAGGAGGGTCTGAAGACAATTACCTCTGCAATGCCTTTGTACTGAGGGATAAAAGGGCCCTTTCCTTTCTAAAGAAAAGCCTTTTAGGCACCTGAGgttaatctctgctaccgcgggtgactaatctccccgaaaaccctttccaccagcaatatattttttacatgggTCCCTACCTTGAGTCTTAGAACACTTCCTGTCTGTTACAAGGGTTTCTGGTCCTCTTCCTAAAGTGACCCCTTTACCATCAGGAAGGGCAATGGGACTGTGCTTTGCATCAACGCTTCTCAAGTAACACTTCATTTCCACGGATTCTGTGAAATTATAATTAGGATTATAGGGTGCAAAAATACACAGTCAACAGAGTGAACAGGGCCCTCTTGTCAATCACTGTAAGCCTTTCATTGACATATTTAGTATCATCATGTCTCTCACCTCCCCATCTACCCTCATCTTCCAAAATACAGTGCATTTGGATAGGGCCATGCTAGGCATTGTATTCACTTGTTTGGCCCCAGCTTCAAATAACCAGCAATGAACTTTACATTTAGGGACTTTATCAGGACTAAATACTATTGTGTTTAGCAGAGACATCAGCTAGCTCCATTTCTTCAGGGCAATAATCTAACCCTGCCATTTGTCCCTTGACAAGCCACAGCTAAACTGTTACTATcatgctacaactcccagtagaATGTGAGTTACACAGGACTATCTCAGATGGGCCTTTTCTGTAGGATTGGAAAAGGCGAAAACTTGGGcagccagtggttcttaaaaaacACTTAACTGTTTATTAGCCTGAGCCTATCCTCTTGAGTACCTATGTCGATGGTGAGACACATTACAActttaaaaacttaaaaatggCTATGATGACCCTTCTTTCCTGCTTTTTGGGAAAACACACTCATAGGGAGCAATGTGGGCTATCTCTAACATTTTGATCCCACACATGCATAGCCGACATATCTGCTTTTATCAATAATAAGGTCATTATCACAATGCACATCAGACTTGCAACCAACTGCACCTACTGGCTGGCACTGGacctgagctgccatgtagcagAGGATATggcttaaactggccatacacaagtGATAAAGGCTCTGACTCTACCCCTTCTGGTtaagtcggcagcttattggcctgaaTATGGCATCCCCCAATCAGGCTGCTGACTGATATTTCCTTGAAAAGTGGCCACACATCTTCTCAGAAGCATTGGCCCACAATGAGAGCTGTATTGATacacatgtatgaccagcttagcTCTGCTACTAAGTACTGCATATACCTAGCAACCTAAGGAAACAAGCCAGGCATGGAAATGCTTACATATAAAGTACAGATCAGCTTTATTGCTTTATAGATATGGGGACCTTTGGCACACCTGCCTCACATCCCGGGCTTATGTCCTTAATACACATGTTGAACTAAAAACCCCAGCATGGCTGTGTGGCACTTCTCACGTGTATCAGTCCTGCTTGATTTGGCAGCCCAACACCACAATTATGTATAATgtcaataaagtatatttttcccactaaaaatttaaatatataactttgtttataaagCTCTGAACTCTTTTTTGTAACATAAAAAAGTCGCTTTTCTTGGTTCCCCCCACTTTCCAGCCCTGTGTTACCCTTTATCTACCAACTACATTATATTTTCCATTGCAGCCTCATGTTGGCTCCAACCTTGGAAAACTAAAATCGGGAATAAATGCCCCAAACTGCTTTCTTGCAAGGCAAAGGGGTTAAATTAGGACTGGGGGAAGAGACAATACCTGGGGCAGGGGGAGAAAGCTACTTCATGCAGCCAGAAATAGCCAGCACTAGTGATTGGCAGCTGTCTTTCTGCAGTCACAGATTGCCCAAGTACCAAATTGTATTCTATTCTCACCCCAGTCCCGCCTacttctgctctctctctctatgatTGGTATCTTTCACTGTCCGTAACAGAGTGCTGCGCTCTGACAGGACAGGCTGCTGAGAGGATGACCCAATCAGAGCGCAGCAACTTTTCTACCGGCAGTGAACTGCGCCAGAGCTTGGCTGTCTGACTGTAAAGGGTATCGGGCTGGCAGGAGGTTTGGGAGACTGCAGCGGGATGGGCTGCCCTGCTCCCTTGCCCTACAGTTTGAGAAAGGCTGTTAAGCAAAAGCTGCATTCACTTCCCTATGCTGAATGCCACTTACTTCCGTCTGCACAGGCTGGAGTTTTCCTTCTTCCGCCATCCACTAACCGGATACCGTGATCTTTCCATTCCTGCTGGAACATAAGCGATGTGTTTGGTTCCGGGATGTATAAAATTCCATGCTGTGCTTCGGGGTCATGTTGTCATGttgatttttaatattattattattaatattattagtgTTGACGAACAGAGTTTATTGGTATAAAATGCaaagaatattttataaataacctTTAGCCTTTGTGGTCCTAATGGATATTGGCCATGTGAGGGTGGGCTGTTGTATGTTGTGTTTGTGTGAAAATAGGAGAGCTTCCTAAttcttctccttttttttattaacatatatatttaGGAAGTAAGTATCCACTACTAAAATATATGGTAACTGCCACAGAATTGTTTCCTTTTATAAGCTTTCTTAGCTCAGTCACTCAGATCATTAAAGGAGAGCCATTTGTCAAACATTTACCTGAGGGGCCAATTTGTTAGTTACCCCTAATGACTATTGACCTGTGGCACTGGGCCTTTTTCCCTTTTCTTAAAAACACGCCTGGGGCCTGGCTCTCCCTACAAAGAGCACAGCTGCCACCTTCTTACCCGACCCCAGGTGGGCCTCCTGGTTATTCAAGCTGGGCACACTCAGTACAAAAGTGatacttcccaacattttgaaaatggaaagagggacaaaaattaATGCCGCACGCAGCGCGGCGAGatttttttttgaccacacccatttttgcaaccccAACCCCTAAATACCAATCCCATttgactacatttggcaggttatttaaagtttgaacacatttctgggggttttggggtcttgttttatgtgttattacatttttgctgaaaaaggtgaaattgccctttaagctgtgagtctcagttcccccaagagacctgtttagcttattaagctggccatacacgtggcgatctgatgatgtttcgtgcgaccgttcatcatcagatccgccacacaccattcagggctgaaacagcagataaggaggtagaaacaataggatttctacctccttccgcCGATTCAGtgctgacggcagattttggtcaggcgccttctatggcgcccgatcaaaattttcaaactggtccgatcggcgagtcggccgatatcagcagactcgccgacataccatacacgcaccgaatatcgtacgaaacgaggtttcgtacaatattatcgatgcgtgtatggccacctttagttacaattgtatctcagtgcagagggagctttttacctttctgggctctctgccaaaagctacttatttaattaaggctcatacagggctgtggagtcggaggcaattttgggtacctggagtcggagtcggcaaaaaatgaactgactccgaatccgactcctactaaatttaaatgggaataaaaaaaataaaataaagcaagtttaaatgtcccaattcacaaacagtcataattaattgcttctctgctataagaataaagcccaatgcacgcagtgcataaacgaacacgttgagtgaccatgaagcatgcttttcattgactgtatgaatgtataaaatacattagcatattaaaaacagaggagtcggagtcatggagtcggagtcggaagtatcagaatctgaggagtcggagtcggagaatttatctactgactccacagccctgggctcatgccacacaaggcgtatggcgtatatttttggcaagtggaaaaccacttgccgaaaatagtgccatacgcctcctacctgtgcctgcacctgaatgactGGAAtgtgctcgggtgcaggcacatgtacctgatatctgcataaaaacgtgagagaatgcaaaataaacgccatacgcctggtctgacattagccttaattaaatttgtgtcttttttagcttcagtgcaggagatcaaagggaaatg
The sequence above is a segment of the Xenopus tropicalis strain Nigerian chromosome 7, UCB_Xtro_10.0, whole genome shotgun sequence genome. Coding sequences within it:
- the pnkp gene encoding bifunctional polynucleotide phosphatase/kinase isoform X1, with product MFQQEWKDHGIRLVDGGRRKTPACADGKSVEMKCYLRSVDAKHSPIALPDGKGVTLGRGPETLVTDRKCSKTQVELVANLENRAVHVTQLGANPCSVGEAVLKKGESILMKEDQTLFLVNRLHPYTVMFKEDSPKPAADTGKINKKSPKNTITEPPSTSSKKTITDFFGASTSKGKRRIQHDNTSTGSSNKKPKYQDPKAEAGEEWDDSEEEEIARKLSHLQETAAKAKPSENPSQVSSTDERGVACSKDSWEEHGKLLLFNKKGVQASSKIAGFDIDGTIITTKSGRVFPVNADDWKILYPEVPRKLKELLANGYKVIFITNQMGISRGKLKPEVFKAKVEAILDHLGIPVQVFVATGMGIYRKPVTGMWDHLCNKANDGIEVKKEDCLYVGDAAGRPANWAPDRKKKDFSCSDRLFALNIGIKFFTPEEFFLGWKKAAFNFPVFDPRTINPSGQLYEPPSASLVSPSPEVVVAVGFPGAGKSTFFKEHMIPKGYECANRDTLGTWQKCVAACEAALKRGKSIVIDNTNPDLESRSRYIDCAKKAGVPARCFLFTATIEEAKHNNRFREMTYTGKGHVSVNDMVINSYRTKFVEPSASEGFSEILKIHFVPIFKDPELQALHQQFSE
- the pnkp gene encoding bifunctional polynucleotide phosphatase/kinase isoform X3; protein product: MKCYLRSVDAKHSPIALPDGKGVTLGRGPETLVTDRKCSKTQVELVANLENRAVHVTQLGANPCSVGEAVLKKGESILMKEDQTLFLVNRLHPYTVMFKEDSPKPAADTGKINKKSPKNTITEPPSTSSKKTITDFFGASTSKGKRRIQHDNTSTGSSNKKPKYQDPKAEAGEEWDDSEEEEIARKLSHLQETAAKAKPSENPSQVSSTDERGVACSKDSWEEHGKLLLFNKKGVQASSKIAGFDIDGTIITTKSGRVFPVNADDWKILYPEVPRKLKELLANGYKVIFITNQMGISRGKLKPEVFKAKVEAILDHLGIPVQVFVATGMGIYRKPVTGMWDHLCNKANDGIEVKKEDCLYVGDAAGRPANWAPDRKKKDFSCSDRLFALNIGIKFFTPEEFFLGWKKAAFNFPVFDPRTINPSGQLYEPPSASLVSPSPEVVVAVGFPGAGKSTFFKEHMIPKGYECANRDTLGTWQKCVAACEAALKRGKSIVIDNTNPDLESRSRYIDCAKKAGVPARCFLFTATIEEAKHNNRFREMTYTGKGHVSVNDMVINSYRTKFVEPSASEGFSEILKIHFVPIFKDPELQALHQQFSE
- the pnkp gene encoding bifunctional polynucleotide phosphatase/kinase isoform X2, which gives rise to MCIKDISPGCEAESVEMKCYLRSVDAKHSPIALPDGKGVTLGRGPETLVTDRKCSKTQVELVANLENRAVHVTQLGANPCSVGEAVLKKGESILMKEDQTLFLVNRLHPYTVMFKEDSPKPAADTGKINKKSPKNTITEPPSTSSKKTITDFFGASTSKGKRRIQHDNTSTGSSNKKPKYQDPKAEAGEEWDDSEEEEIARKLSHLQETAAKAKPSENPSQVSSTDERGVACSKDSWEEHGKLLLFNKKGVQASSKIAGFDIDGTIITTKSGRVFPVNADDWKILYPEVPRKLKELLANGYKVIFITNQMGISRGKLKPEVFKAKVEAILDHLGIPVQVFVATGMGIYRKPVTGMWDHLCNKANDGIEVKKEDCLYVGDAAGRPANWAPDRKKKDFSCSDRLFALNIGIKFFTPEEFFLGWKKAAFNFPVFDPRTINPSGQLYEPPSASLVSPSPEVVVAVGFPGAGKSTFFKEHMIPKGYECANRDTLGTWQKCVAACEAALKRGKSIVIDNTNPDLESRSRYIDCAKKAGVPARCFLFTATIEEAKHNNRFREMTYTGKGHVSVNDMVINSYRTKFVEPSASEGFSEILKIHFVPIFKDPELQALHQQFSE